The Polynucleobacter sp. TSB-Sco08W16 genome includes a region encoding these proteins:
- a CDS encoding M48 family metallopeptidase, whose amino-acid sequence MTFTIVFLIAFIASFGLRHWLSQRQIRYVARHRDTVPAEFAEKVTLAEHQKAADYTIAKLRLSILENGVSAVILIAFTLLGGLEILNLILLQFMGEGIGQQIALLASIAIISGMIDLPFSWYKQFHLEERFGFNRMGKKLFFTDMLKGVALGGLIGLPLLWVILTLMLKAGGLWWLWAWAVLSVFSLLMQWIFPTFIAPLFNKFQALEDGPLKTQIEALLTRCDFASQGLFVMDGSKRSAHGNAFFAGMGKAKRIVFFDTLIEKLNPGEVEAVLAHELGHFKCKHIRKRLIVSFALSFAMFALLGWISTQVWFYTDLGVMPNLNGYNGGLALALFMLVSPVFSFFLTPLGSLASRKHEYEADGFAAEKSSAKDLISALVKLYQDNASTLTPDPIYTAFYSSHPPAPLRIANLQRFS is encoded by the coding sequence ATGACCTTCACAATTGTTTTCCTAATCGCCTTTATCGCCAGTTTTGGCCTCCGCCACTGGCTCTCTCAACGGCAAATCCGCTATGTTGCCCGACATCGAGATACCGTACCTGCGGAGTTTGCTGAAAAAGTGACTCTGGCTGAACATCAAAAAGCTGCCGACTACACCATCGCCAAATTACGCCTTAGTATTTTAGAAAATGGTGTGAGCGCCGTTATTTTAATTGCCTTCACTTTATTGGGTGGTCTAGAAATTCTGAATCTCATCCTACTGCAATTCATGGGCGAAGGCATTGGTCAGCAAATTGCTCTACTTGCTTCCATTGCCATCATCTCGGGAATGATTGATCTTCCCTTTTCCTGGTACAAACAATTTCATTTAGAAGAGCGCTTTGGCTTTAACCGCATGGGTAAAAAATTATTCTTTACCGACATGCTTAAAGGGGTCGCACTTGGCGGACTTATTGGCTTGCCATTGCTTTGGGTAATTCTGACTCTCATGCTCAAAGCAGGAGGCCTTTGGTGGCTCTGGGCTTGGGCAGTACTCTCCGTATTTAGCCTCTTAATGCAATGGATCTTCCCAACATTTATTGCACCCCTGTTTAATAAGTTTCAGGCTTTAGAAGATGGTCCACTCAAAACCCAAATCGAAGCCTTGCTTACCCGCTGCGATTTTGCCAGCCAAGGCTTGTTTGTCATGGATGGTAGCAAGCGGAGTGCGCACGGCAATGCATTCTTTGCGGGCATGGGAAAAGCAAAACGGATTGTCTTCTTTGATACGCTGATTGAAAAACTCAATCCTGGCGAAGTAGAGGCGGTTCTTGCACATGAACTAGGCCACTTCAAGTGCAAACATATTCGCAAGCGTCTGATCGTTTCTTTTGCTTTGAGCTTTGCAATGTTTGCATTACTGGGTTGGATCAGTACCCAAGTTTGGTTTTATACCGATCTGGGCGTCATGCCCAATCTCAATGGCTATAACGGTGGCCTAGCTCTCGCCCTGTTTATGTTGGTATCACCAGTATTTAGCTTCTTCCTTACGCCACTAGGAAGCCTTGCTTCACGCAAACACGAATACGAAGCCGATGGCTTTGCTGCAGAAAAATCGTCAGCCAAAGATTTGATTTCTGCTTTAGTGAAGCTATATCAAGATAATGCTTCAACCCTGACGCCTGATCCGATCTATACCGCTTTCTATAGCTCGCATCCTCCTGCCCCATTGCGCATCGCTAACTTGCAGCGTTTTAGCTAG
- the rsgA gene encoding ribosome small subunit-dependent GTPase A produces the protein MEQFHALLTASYGRHYLAQRLVGDALGNESPSGPLIQVSTPAKQHIGAVGDRMLLEMTSADQARIIQIEPRENILYRSDAFKSKIIASNVDQILVVLATQPAFSPDLLGRAVVAAEANQIGLHILLNKCDLKDNLEHARKIIAPYARMGYPVNEVSAKFDSTSIELLRPVIAGKVSVFVGQSGMGKSSLLNAWVPNAAALTQEYSVRLDTGKHTTTACRYFELPEAWGRSESGKLGALIDSPGFQEFGLAHMSVSELQHAFREFKDLLGKCRFHNCTHQSEPDCAVRDAVDRNEIAPERLALFRQLLSDSKTADTQIQGISQAKERWSALATKPSKR, from the coding sequence ATGGAACAATTTCACGCGCTACTGACCGCTTCTTATGGAAGGCATTATTTAGCGCAGCGTCTAGTTGGGGATGCACTTGGCAATGAATCGCCCAGTGGTCCACTCATTCAGGTGAGCACTCCGGCGAAACAACATATCGGCGCTGTTGGTGATCGCATGCTATTGGAAATGACCTCGGCCGATCAAGCACGCATCATTCAGATTGAGCCTCGCGAGAACATTCTGTATCGTTCAGATGCTTTCAAGAGCAAGATTATTGCCTCTAATGTTGATCAAATTTTAGTGGTGCTAGCAACACAACCTGCTTTCTCGCCCGATCTCTTGGGAAGAGCCGTAGTAGCTGCTGAAGCCAATCAAATTGGTTTACATATTTTGCTCAATAAGTGCGATCTCAAAGATAACTTAGAACATGCTCGCAAAATCATTGCGCCTTATGCCCGCATGGGCTATCCAGTGAACGAAGTATCGGCAAAATTTGATAGCACCTCGATTGAGCTCTTGCGCCCTGTAATCGCAGGCAAAGTATCTGTTTTTGTAGGTCAATCAGGAATGGGTAAATCTAGTCTACTAAATGCCTGGGTTCCCAATGCTGCAGCACTCACTCAGGAATACTCAGTTCGCTTAGACACCGGTAAACATACTACTACTGCTTGTCGCTATTTTGAATTGCCTGAAGCTTGGGGTCGAAGCGAATCTGGAAAACTCGGCGCACTCATTGATTCACCAGGCTTTCAAGAATTTGGTCTGGCTCATATGTCGGTCAGCGAGTTACAACATGCCTTTAGAGAATTTAAAGACTTGTTAGGCAAATGCCGTTTTCATAATTGCACCCATCAGTCCGAACCAGATTGCGCTGTACGTGATGCAGTAGACAGAAATGAAATAGCGCCAGAAAGACTGGCGCTATTTAGGCAACTGCTTTCAGATTCAAAAACAGCGGATACTCAAATTCAGGGAATTAGCCAAGCCAAAGAGCGATGGTCAGCATTAGCAACAAAGCCATCCAAGCGATAA
- a CDS encoding CoA pyrophosphatase, which yields MPKTSKPEEDAINVAAPPGFNAEAIPIHEVCAGDKKVAPEFLAPQGLRQRLQSPPEWQPEITDENRHVIAADIIARRQAVGKVTRAAVLIPLLLKEDGLSVLLTQRTNHLRDHAGQISFPGGRMDPEDLSPNDTALRESQEEIGLDPQRVEIIGHLPQYLTVSGYSVTPVVGLVQPQAEYVLDEFEVADIFEVPLNFLLDPANHQVRLWQSEQGGRRFYSMPYEGRFIWGATAGMLRNLYHLLKV from the coding sequence GAGGCCATTCCGATTCATGAGGTTTGCGCTGGCGATAAAAAGGTTGCCCCTGAATTTCTGGCGCCACAGGGATTGAGGCAGCGTCTTCAATCCCCCCCAGAATGGCAACCCGAAATTACGGACGAGAATCGTCACGTCATTGCGGCCGACATTATTGCTCGTCGTCAGGCGGTCGGAAAAGTAACCAGAGCAGCAGTATTAATTCCGCTGCTATTGAAAGAAGATGGCCTCTCTGTTTTGCTGACTCAAAGAACGAATCATTTACGTGATCATGCTGGGCAGATTAGTTTTCCAGGTGGGCGTATGGACCCCGAGGACTTGAGTCCAAATGACACTGCCTTAAGGGAGAGTCAAGAAGAGATCGGTTTAGATCCTCAGCGGGTAGAGATCATCGGACATCTTCCTCAATATTTGACGGTGTCTGGTTATAGCGTTACCCCTGTAGTAGGATTAGTCCAGCCTCAGGCAGAATATGTCTTAGATGAGTTTGAAGTGGCCGATATCTTTGAGGTGCCACTGAATTTTTTATTAGATCCTGCCAACCATCAGGTTAGACTATGGCAAAGTGAGCAGGGCGGGCGTCGTTTTTATTCAATGCCTTATGAGGGCCGCTTTATTTGGGGTGCTACTGCGGGAATGTTGCGTAACCTTTATCATTTATTAAAAGTATGA
- a CDS encoding CobD/CbiB family protein, with protein sequence MTFFSILFALIAEQYRPVTSSHWIARMSARWLDWVAAEFGGKTDAGASPVGARMACMVAFILPTFLVFMVYVTCMVTYPVLGFLWNIVIAYLFFGFRQFSHSFTAVHEAIEAHDLPAARLALAEWYGPELDTSELSEAEVISLALERAIIGSHRHVFGVLFWFMMPMGPAGVVLYRLADIAAQRWSERGDYNLSEAARHFFYVLDWIPSRITAMGFAIVGNFEGAVYAWRYLTQKWADPLNAVILAAGSGALGVRLGEPLSEPDSDEALRMAEAGEPVAYEVGLEPTERTMRSAVGLVWRLVIAWMALLLMLTIALWLG encoded by the coding sequence ATGACTTTCTTTTCTATCCTCTTCGCCCTCATTGCTGAGCAATATCGCCCAGTGACTTCTAGCCATTGGATTGCGCGTATGAGCGCTCGTTGGTTGGATTGGGTTGCTGCTGAATTCGGTGGCAAGACTGACGCAGGTGCAAGCCCAGTGGGCGCGCGTATGGCTTGTATGGTTGCATTCATTCTTCCAACCTTCTTAGTATTTATGGTGTACGTCACTTGTATGGTGACTTATCCGGTTCTGGGTTTCTTGTGGAATATCGTAATTGCTTACTTATTCTTTGGCTTCCGTCAGTTCAGCCACTCCTTTACTGCAGTTCATGAAGCAATTGAAGCCCATGATTTGCCTGCAGCACGCTTAGCCCTTGCTGAATGGTATGGCCCAGAACTGGATACCTCAGAACTTTCTGAAGCCGAGGTAATTTCATTGGCGCTTGAGCGCGCCATTATTGGTTCACATCGCCATGTCTTTGGTGTGCTCTTCTGGTTCATGATGCCAATGGGTCCTGCAGGTGTGGTTCTCTATCGCTTGGCTGACATCGCTGCACAGCGTTGGTCTGAGCGTGGTGATTACAACCTGAGCGAAGCTGCGCGTCATTTCTTCTATGTATTAGATTGGATTCCATCACGAATCACTGCGATGGGTTTTGCCATTGTTGGCAACTTTGAGGGCGCAGTGTATGCATGGCGCTACTTGACCCAAAAATGGGCTGACCCATTGAATGCAGTGATCTTGGCAGCAGGTAGTGGGGCACTAGGCGTGCGTTTGGGTGAGCCTCTGAGTGAGCCGGATAGTGATGAGGCCTTGCGTATGGCTGAGGCTGGAGAGCCGGTGGCTTATGAAGTCGGTCTTGAGCCGACTGAGCGCACAATGCGTTCTGCGGTAGGTTTGGTGTGGCGCTTAGTTATCGCTTGGATGGCTTTGTTGCTAATGCTGACCATCGCTCTTTGGCTTGGCTAA